CGTAGAGTGCTTTTTACAGAAGTCAATCCgggttttagaattttttttttcttttttggtttctcCTCGTCGAGTTCCCGATGACGATGTTACTTGACAGCGGTCCGCAGTTCTCTGGGCTTGGAGTTGGAGGTTTTGGCACACCACGGCATCATGAGATGGGCAGCAGGGATGTTGGTCTGGCACTCAATCCCTTTGGAGATTCTTCCCATGCAGCGGCTTTCAAACTCAGCCCTGTGGCTCACGAAATCTCCTCCAGCCAGAACTCTGCGTTCACCCCGCAGGCATCTGGGTATGCGACTGCCCTTGGTCACCACCACTCTGGGCAGATGGGTTCGTACAGCGGCGGGGCGTTCAACTCCAGAGACTTCTTGTTTAGAAACCGCGGTGCTGGAATCGGGGAATCTGCAGCTACGAGCGCCCAGCATGGGATCTTTGCCCCTTCAGCGGGGAGTCTGCACGGACCTGGAATCGCCGACAACCCGGGACACCTTTTATTTCCAGGGCTTCACGACCAGCCCGCCAGTCACACTTCGCCGAATGGACACGCAGTGAACAGTCAAATGCATCTGGGTTTGCGCGGGGACATATTTGGAAGACCAGACCCTTACAGACCCGTTGTGAGCCCGCGGACAGACCCCTATGGCACAGCCCAGTTGCACAACTATAACCACACGATTAATATGAACATGGCGATGAACGTGCCGCCGCACCACGGACCGGGGGCATTCTTTAGGTACATGAGGCCGCCTGTTAAGCAAGAGATGTCCTGCAGATGGATCGACGAGACCCAGATGAACCGACCCAAAAAGAGCTGCGGCAGAACGTTCAGCAGCATGCACGAGCTGGTGACACACATCTCCATGGAGCACGTCGGCGGACCCGAACAAAGTAACCACATTTGCTTTTGGGAGGATTGTCCGAGAGAAGGGAAATCTTTTAAAGCCAAATACAAACTGGTGAATCACGTCAGAGTCCACACGGGAGAGAAACCCTTTCCCTGCCCCTTCCCCGGCTGTGGAAAAATATTTGCCAGGTCCGAAAATCTGAAAATTCACAAAAGAACTCATACAGGTAAACAAAAACGTTTTATGACTCGTTTTGTGTTAAAGGGatcattgttttatattatttgaatcgtgcagtttttttgttgttgttgttgttgtttgtttgtttgtttgttaaggaCGGTACTGCTAAATGCACTTTCTCTGCTTCTCGAAGTGTATTTGTGTATTAGTAAAATCGCGTGAGACTGGCTGAGCACCGCTTTGGACAGTGCGTGTGAATTGAAGATTTGGTTCTTTTCTCTAAGTTAGGGAGACAGTATAAATGCTAATGAAACCTAACGTTCGGTACTTCCGTTCCTTTTTCAAGATGATTGACACCCCTCC
This window of the Polyodon spathula isolate WHYD16114869_AA chromosome 7, ASM1765450v1, whole genome shotgun sequence genome carries:
- the LOC121318862 gene encoding zinc finger protein ZIC 3-like, with protein sequence MTMLLDSGPQFSGLGVGGFGTPRHHEMGSRDVGLALNPFGDSSHAAAFKLSPVAHEISSSQNSAFTPQASGYATALGHHHSGQMGSYSGGAFNSRDFLFRNRGAGIGESAATSAQHGIFAPSAGSLHGPGIADNPGHLLFPGLHDQPASHTSPNGHAVNSQMHLGLRGDIFGRPDPYRPVVSPRTDPYGTAQLHNYNHTINMNMAMNVPPHHGPGAFFRYMRPPVKQEMSCRWIDETQMNRPKKSCGRTFSSMHELVTHISMEHVGGPEQSNHICFWEDCPREGKSFKAKYKLVNHVRVHTGEKPFPCPFPGCGKIFARSENLKIHKRTHTGEKPFKCEFEGCDRRFANSSDRKKHMHVHTSDKPYICKVCDKSYTHPSSLRKHMKVHESQASESSPAASSGYESCTPPALLSASTEDRTKTPPSAVQNATAHNDGLPPNFNEWYV